One part of the Haemophilus parainfluenzae genome encodes these proteins:
- the rplY gene encoding 50S ribosomal protein L25 → MAFKFNAEVRQAQGKGASRRLRHNGQIPAIIYGGSEAPVSIILNHDELNNAQVHDSFYSDVITLVVEGKEVAVKVQAMQRHPFKPKLVHIDFKRA, encoded by the coding sequence ATGGCATTTAAATTTAACGCTGAAGTTCGTCAAGCGCAAGGTAAGGGTGCGAGCCGCCGCCTGCGTCACAACGGTCAAATCCCTGCAATCATTTATGGTGGCAGTGAAGCACCTGTTTCAATCATCTTAAATCACGATGAATTAAACAACGCACAAGTTCACGATTCTTTCTATAGCGATGTAATCACTTTAGTGGTTGAAGGTAAAGAAGTTGCAGTGAAAGTTCAAGCAATGCAACGTCACCCATTCAAACCAAAATTGGTTCACATTGACTTCAAAAGAGCATAA
- a CDS encoding DedA family protein translates to MEFLISFFTDYGYWAVLFVLIICGFGVPIPEDITLVSGGVIAGLYPESVNSHLMLLVSMIGVLAGDSCMYWLGRIYGTRILRFRPMRKVITLQRLKMVREKFAQYGNRVLFVARFLPGLRAPIYMVSGITRRVSYTRFILIDFCAAIISVPIWVYLGEFGARNLDWLHEQIQKGQLVIYILVGALAVFLFWKWKKAKKQAK, encoded by the coding sequence ATGGAATTTCTTATCAGCTTTTTTACCGATTACGGTTATTGGGCGGTGCTATTTGTTCTGATTATTTGTGGTTTTGGTGTACCCATTCCAGAAGATATCACGCTTGTATCCGGTGGCGTAATTGCTGGTCTTTATCCTGAAAGTGTAAACTCCCATTTAATGTTATTAGTCAGTATGATCGGCGTACTTGCTGGTGACTCTTGTATGTATTGGCTTGGTCGCATTTACGGCACCCGAATTCTTCGTTTCCGTCCAATGCGTAAAGTAATCACTCTACAACGCTTAAAAATGGTACGTGAAAAATTTGCCCAATACGGCAACCGCGTACTATTTGTGGCCCGTTTCCTTCCAGGATTACGCGCACCGATTTACATGGTTTCAGGTATCACCCGCCGCGTCAGTTACACACGCTTTATATTAATTGATTTCTGTGCGGCCATTATTTCTGTGCCAATTTGGGTTTACCTTGGCGAATTTGGTGCAAGAAACTTAGATTGGTTGCACGAACAAATCCAAAAAGGTCAGCTTGTAATTTATATCCTTGTTGGTGCATTAGCGGTTTTCTTATTCTGGAAATGGAAAAAAGCGAAGAAACAGGCTAAATAA
- the cas9 gene encoding type II CRISPR RNA-guided endonuclease Cas9 (Cas9, originally named Csn1, is the large, multifunctional signature protein of type II CRISPR/Cas systems. It is well known even to general audiences because its RNA-guided endonuclease activity has made it a popular tool for custom editing of eukaryotic genomes.) yields MENKNLHYILGLDLGIASVGWAVVEIDEKENPLRLIDVGVRTFERAEVPKTGESLALSRRLARAARRLTQRRVARLKKAKRLLKSENILLSTDERLPHQIWQLRVEGLDRKLERQEWAAVLLHLIKHRGYLSQRKNESKSENKELGALLSGVASNHELLQQATYRTPAELAVKKFEIEEGHIRNQQGAYTHTFSRLDLLAEMELLFSRQQLFGNPFASEKLLENLTALLMWQKPALSGEAILKMLGKCTFEDEYKAAKNTYTAERFVWITKLNNLRIQENGLERALSDNERLMLIEQPYEKAKLTYAQVRSILNLSDDAIFKGVRYSGEDKKAIETKTTLMEMKAYHKIHDVLKSNNLKAEWAELKTNPTLLDEIGTAFSLYKTDEGISAYLAGKLSQPVLNALLLENLSFDKFIQLSLKALYKLLPLMQQGLRYDEACREIYGDHYGKKTEETHHFLPQIPADEIRNPVVLRTLTQARKVINGIVRLYGSPARIHIETGREVGKSYKDRRELEKRQEENRKQRENAINEFKEYFPHFAGEPKAKDILKMRLYKQQNAKCLYSGKPIELHRLLEKGYVEVDHALPFSRTWDDSFNNKVLVLANENQNKGNLTPFEWLDGKHNSERWRAFKALVETTVFPYAKKQRILSQKLDEKGFIERNLNDTRYVARFLCNFIADNMHLTGEGKRKVFASNGQITALLRSRWGLAKSREDNDRHHALDAVVVACSTVAMQQKITRFVRFEAGDVFTGERIDRETGEIIPLHFPTPWQFFKQEVEIRIFSDNPKLELENRLPDRPQANHEFVQPLFVSRMPTRKMTGQGHMETVKSAKRLNEGISVIKMPLTKLKLKDLESMVNHEREKELYDALKASLEAFNDDPAKAFAEPFMKKGGAIVKSVRVEQIQKSGVLVREGNGVADNASMVRVDVFTKDGKYFLVPIYTWQVAKGILPNKAVIQGKDEEDWENMDDNATFQFSLHQNDLVKLVTKKKTILGYFNGLNRSTGNIDIKEHDLDKSKIKDGIHQSVGIKLATSFEKYQVDELGKNIHLCKPSKRQAVR; encoded by the coding sequence ATGGAAAATAAAAACTTACATTATATCCTTGGTCTCGACCTTGGTATCGCCTCTGTTGGCTGGGCTGTAGTTGAAATTGACGAAAAAGAGAATCCTCTGCGTTTAATTGATGTTGGTGTTCGTACTTTCGAACGAGCAGAAGTACCCAAAACAGGTGAAAGTCTCGCGCTTTCTCGCCGTTTAGCCCGCGCTGCTCGTCGATTAACTCAACGTCGCGTTGCTCGCCTGAAAAAAGCAAAACGACTTCTAAAATCAGAAAATATCCTATTATCCACTGATGAACGTCTTCCTCATCAAATTTGGCAGCTACGTGTCGAAGGTCTAGATCGAAAACTAGAACGCCAAGAATGGGCTGCTGTGTTATTGCATTTAATTAAGCATCGTGGTTATTTATCTCAGCGTAAAAATGAAAGTAAAAGCGAAAATAAAGAGCTAGGTGCGTTATTAAGCGGTGTAGCCAGTAACCATGAATTATTGCAACAAGCTACATATCGTACGCCTGCAGAACTTGCTGTAAAAAAATTTGAGATCGAAGAAGGTCATATCCGTAACCAGCAAGGCGCCTATACTCACACGTTTAGCCGACTAGACTTACTCGCCGAAATGGAACTTCTCTTCTCTCGTCAACAACTCTTTGGTAATCCATTCGCTTCAGAAAAATTATTAGAAAATTTAACCGCACTTTTAATGTGGCAAAAGCCCGCCTTATCTGGTGAAGCCATTTTAAAAATGCTCGGTAAATGTACTTTTGAAGATGAATATAAGGCGGCTAAAAATACCTATACTGCAGAACGTTTTGTTTGGATAACAAAATTAAATAATTTACGTATTCAAGAAAATGGCTTAGAGCGTGCTTTAAGTGATAATGAACGTTTAATGTTAATCGAGCAACCTTATGAAAAAGCTAAATTAACTTATGCACAAGTACGTTCAATATTAAATTTATCTGATGATGCAATCTTTAAAGGCGTCCGTTATTCCGGTGAAGATAAAAAAGCCATTGAAACCAAAACAACTCTGATGGAAATGAAAGCCTACCATAAAATTCATGATGTATTAAAGAGTAATAACCTAAAAGCTGAATGGGCGGAATTAAAGACAAATCCAACATTGTTAGATGAAATTGGCACGGCATTTTCATTATATAAAACTGATGAAGGTATCAGCGCTTACTTAGCAGGAAAACTTTCTCAGCCTGTATTAAATGCCTTATTATTGGAAAACCTTAGTTTTGATAAATTTATCCAATTATCTCTTAAAGCTTTATATAAACTTCTACCATTAATGCAACAAGGGCTACGCTATGACGAGGCTTGTCGTGAAATTTATGGCGATCATTATGGTAAAAAAACAGAAGAGACCCATCACTTCTTACCACAGATTCCAGCTGATGAAATTCGTAATCCTGTAGTTTTAAGAACGCTCACGCAGGCTCGTAAAGTAATTAATGGCATAGTGAGATTATATGGTTCGCCCGCTCGTATTCATATTGAAACAGGACGAGAAGTGGGCAAATCTTACAAAGATCGTCGAGAACTAGAAAAACGTCAAGAAGAAAATCGCAAACAGCGTGAAAACGCAATCAATGAGTTTAAAGAGTATTTTCCTCATTTTGCTGGTGAACCTAAAGCTAAAGACATTTTAAAAATGCGACTTTATAAACAACAAAATGCAAAATGTTTATATTCCGGTAAACCTATCGAATTACACCGTTTATTAGAAAAAGGCTATGTAGAAGTCGATCATGCCTTGCCATTTTCCCGCACTTGGGATGATAGCTTCAACAATAAAGTATTGGTGCTTGCTAATGAAAATCAAAACAAAGGCAATTTAACCCCTTTTGAATGGCTTGATGGTAAACATAACAGCGAACGCTGGAGAGCTTTCAAAGCATTAGTTGAAACAACTGTATTCCCTTATGCGAAAAAACAACGCATCCTAAGCCAAAAGCTTGATGAAAAGGGCTTTATTGAACGTAACTTAAATGATACGCGCTACGTTGCTCGTTTCTTATGTAACTTTATTGCAGATAATATGCACTTAACAGGTGAAGGAAAACGTAAAGTCTTTGCTTCCAACGGGCAAATTACTGCTTTACTTCGTAGCCGTTGGGGATTAGCAAAATCACGTGAAGACAATGATCGCCATCACGCTTTAGATGCCGTTGTGGTCGCTTGCTCAACCGTCGCTATGCAGCAAAAAATCACACGTTTTGTTCGTTTTGAAGCAGGTGATGTATTCACTGGAGAACGAATAGATCGTGAAACAGGTGAAATTATTCCATTACACTTCCCTACACCATGGCAATTTTTCAAACAAGAAGTTGAAATCCGAATTTTTAGTGATAATCCTAAACTGGAGCTAGAAAATAGATTACCGGATCGTCCACAAGCAAATCATGAATTTGTCCAACCTCTTTTTGTATCTCGAATGCCAACACGCAAAATGACTGGTCAAGGACACATGGAAACCGTGAAATCCGCGAAACGTCTCAATGAAGGGATAAGCGTGATTAAAATGCCACTCACTAAATTAAAATTAAAAGATTTAGAATCAATGGTAAATCATGAGCGTGAAAAAGAGCTTTATGACGCATTAAAAGCTAGCTTAGAGGCTTTCAATGATGATCCTGCTAAAGCGTTTGCTGAACCTTTTATGAAAAAAGGCGGGGCTATTGTTAAATCAGTACGAGTAGAACAAATACAAAAATCTGGAGTATTAGTCCGTGAGGGTAATGGTGTCGCGGATAATGCCTCTATGGTGAGAGTGGATGTCTTCACTAAAGATGGAAAATATTTCCTTGTACCAATTTATACCTGGCAAGTAGCGAAAGGTATTTTGCCTAATAAAGCTGTTATTCAGGGAAAAGATGAAGAAGATTGGGAAAATATGGATGACAATGCAACTTTCCAATTTTCATTACACCAAAATGACTTAGTAAAATTAGTCACTAAAAAGAAAACTATTTTGGGTTACTTTAATGGACTTAATCGTTCCACAGGTAATATTGATATTAAAGAGCATGATTTAGATAAATCTAAGATCAAAGATGGTATTCATCAAAGTGTCGGCATAAAACTTGCTACTTCCTTTGAAAAATATCAAGTAGATGAACTTGGCAAAAATATTCATTTATGTAAACCAAGTAAACGTCAAGCTGTTCGTTAA
- the cas1 gene encoding type II CRISPR-associated endonuclease Cas1, which yields MTWRSLLISKGGKLSLHQQQMLIQQEGKEFTVPLEDIAIVVVESRETVITFPLLSAFGLYGITLLSCDEQFLPCGQWLPFNQYYRQLKTLKLQLETSLPLKKQLWQRIVQQKIRNQAKVLSLCQFQEKSERLLQLANLVKSGDKDNLEAQSAVIYFSGLFGTHFRRKEEDNAINIHLNYAYSVMRSAVARSLVLYGWLPQLGLFHHSELNAFNLADDFIEPFRPIVDLLVSNLLEKGLLSKNLSPISKQQLIKILHHQLRFKREKVSVLTAIDKSVASLQIALIQKNAALLQLPEIDTLQEYQYE from the coding sequence ATGACATGGAGAAGTCTTCTTATTAGCAAAGGAGGAAAACTCTCTTTGCATCAGCAACAAATGCTAATTCAGCAAGAAGGGAAAGAATTTACCGTTCCTTTAGAAGATATTGCTATTGTTGTTGTGGAAAGCCGAGAAACAGTGATTACCTTTCCGTTACTCTCTGCATTCGGTTTATATGGGATCACTTTATTGAGTTGTGATGAACAATTTTTACCTTGTGGTCAATGGCTCCCTTTTAATCAATATTATCGACAATTAAAAACCCTTAAATTACAACTTGAAACCAGTTTGCCACTGAAAAAACAACTTTGGCAACGAATTGTGCAACAAAAAATTCGTAATCAAGCAAAAGTCTTATCACTCTGTCAGTTTCAAGAAAAATCAGAACGCTTACTCCAGCTCGCTAATTTAGTGAAATCAGGTGATAAAGATAATCTTGAGGCACAAAGTGCGGTTATTTATTTCTCTGGATTATTCGGCACTCATTTCAGACGAAAAGAAGAAGACAATGCGATTAATATACATCTGAACTATGCTTATTCAGTTATGCGTTCAGCTGTGGCAAGAAGCCTTGTTCTTTATGGTTGGCTACCTCAATTAGGTTTATTTCATCATAGTGAACTTAATGCCTTTAATTTGGCTGATGATTTTATTGAACCTTTTCGCCCTATTGTTGATTTGCTTGTATCGAACTTGCTCGAAAAAGGCTTACTCTCCAAAAACCTTAGTCCTATATCAAAACAACAATTAATAAAAATCTTACATCATCAACTACGCTTTAAGCGGGAAAAAGTGAGTGTTTTAACTGCCATAGATAAAAGTGTTGCCTCTTTACAAATTGCACTTATTCAAAAAAATGCAGCATTATTGCAGTTACCAGAAATTGATACACTACAGGAATATCAATATGAGTGA
- a CDS encoding riboflavin synthase subunit alpha, with translation MFTGIVQGIAQIHTIKDSDNFRTQIVKLPAEMRKGLEIGASVANNGVCLTVTEIHDDLVSFDLMQETLRITNLGSLKAGDFVNIERAMQMGAEIGGHILSGHVYCTASVSQIIESENNRQIWFKLPTKDVMKYILTKGFIAIDGISLTIGEVKGDEFCVNLIPETLHRTLIGKRQIGDLVNIEIDPQTQAIVDTVENYLKARGI, from the coding sequence ATGTTTACAGGTATTGTACAGGGCATCGCCCAAATTCATACAATTAAAGATAGCGATAATTTTAGAACACAGATCGTAAAATTACCAGCTGAAATGCGAAAAGGCTTAGAAATCGGTGCATCAGTGGCGAATAACGGCGTATGCTTAACAGTGACTGAAATTCATGATGATCTTGTGAGCTTTGACCTAATGCAAGAAACCTTGCGCATCACCAATCTCGGCAGCTTAAAAGCAGGGGATTTTGTCAATATTGAACGCGCAATGCAAATGGGTGCAGAAATTGGTGGGCATATTTTATCTGGCCATGTTTATTGTACTGCAAGCGTTTCACAGATTATCGAAAGCGAAAACAATCGTCAGATTTGGTTTAAATTACCTACTAAAGACGTGATGAAATATATCCTCACCAAAGGATTTATCGCGATTGACGGCATCAGCCTTACTATCGGTGAAGTGAAAGGTGATGAATTCTGCGTGAATTTAATTCCTGAAACTTTGCATAGAACTCTGATCGGCAAACGCCAAATTGGCGATTTAGTAAATATTGAAATTGATCCTCAAACACAAGCGATTGTAGATACGGTGGAGAATTATTTAAAAGCAAGAGGGATATAG
- a CDS encoding MATE family efflux transporter: protein MNSRLFSQYRIDIQKLIRIATPIGLAQLAQTGMGTVDVIMAGRVSSADVGGVGIGASIWLPLVLFGQGLLLALPPTISYLNGSGQRHRIAHQVRQGLWISFLVMIPLAFIIYHNDFILQFMNMDTHMADVTMNYLRAMVWGLPAYLLLINFRCLNDGITKTKPSMVITFMGLMLNIPLNYIFIYGKFGAPALGGVGCGVATAIVNWAMAILMITYSAKNYNERSLKVFEKIIEKPDIKTLKKLTALGLPIAIALCSEVSLFALSSLLLSPLGADVVASHQIALNTSAVAFMFPMSIAMAATILVAQELGNHAPQKAKIMAHAAIILGLIAASVLALVIWVFSAEIAALIVGDNATVIALSGSLLAMAAIYQFSDSVQVVVSGILRGYKDTKIILYITLLAYWGVGIPVGYILSRTDWIVPSIGAKGFWVAFIIALTIAATLLFIRMRKIQSQPDEAIIQQLERLK from the coding sequence ATGAATTCTCGTCTTTTTTCTCAATACCGTATTGATATTCAAAAACTTATCCGCATTGCGACACCTATCGGGCTTGCCCAGTTAGCTCAAACTGGCATGGGCACCGTGGATGTGATTATGGCGGGGCGTGTGAGCTCGGCTGATGTCGGCGGTGTCGGTATTGGCGCCTCCATTTGGCTACCTTTAGTACTTTTCGGACAAGGCTTATTACTCGCCTTGCCACCAACAATTTCCTATTTAAATGGTTCAGGGCAGCGCCATCGCATTGCTCACCAAGTAAGACAAGGCCTTTGGATTTCATTTTTAGTGATGATTCCCCTTGCTTTCATCATCTATCATAATGATTTCATATTACAGTTTATGAATATGGATACCCACATGGCAGATGTGACGATGAATTATTTGCGTGCGATGGTGTGGGGCTTACCTGCCTATTTATTGCTGATTAATTTCCGCTGTTTGAATGATGGCATTACTAAGACCAAACCGTCCATGGTGATTACCTTCATGGGGTTAATGCTGAATATTCCACTGAATTATATATTTATTTACGGCAAATTTGGTGCGCCAGCATTGGGCGGTGTTGGTTGTGGTGTGGCAACGGCTATTGTCAACTGGGCGATGGCGATCTTAATGATTACTTATTCGGCCAAAAACTATAACGAACGTAGTTTAAAAGTCTTTGAAAAGATTATTGAAAAGCCTGACATCAAAACACTGAAAAAATTGACCGCACTTGGTTTACCTATTGCCATTGCGCTGTGCAGTGAAGTGTCACTGTTTGCCTTGAGTAGTTTATTACTTTCCCCATTAGGTGCGGATGTAGTCGCTAGCCACCAAATTGCCTTAAACACCAGTGCCGTAGCCTTTATGTTCCCCATGTCTATTGCGATGGCTGCAACCATTTTAGTGGCGCAAGAACTCGGTAATCACGCACCACAAAAAGCCAAAATCATGGCTCACGCTGCTATTATTCTTGGTTTGATCGCGGCAAGTGTATTGGCGTTGGTAATTTGGGTATTTAGTGCAGAAATCGCCGCATTAATTGTAGGCGATAATGCCACCGTTATTGCCCTTTCAGGCAGCTTATTAGCAATGGCGGCGATTTATCAATTTTCAGATTCGGTGCAAGTGGTAGTGAGCGGTATTTTACGTGGCTATAAAGATACCAAAATTATCCTTTATATCACGTTACTTGCCTATTGGGGCGTGGGTATCCCTGTTGGTTATATTCTTTCCCGCACGGATTGGATTGTTCCAAGCATCGGTGCAAAAGGCTTCTGGGTTGCGTTTATCATTGCATTAACCATTGCCGCCACTTTACTCTTTATACGTATGCGAAAAATCCAATCACAACCTGATGAAGCCATTATTCAACAGTTAGAAAGATTGAAGTAG
- the rng gene encoding ribonuclease G: MNSVELLMNVTPNETRVALVETGVLKEVHIERQAKRGIVGNIYKGRVTRVLPGMQSAFVDIGLEKAAFLHASDIVSHTECVDVNEQKQFRAKSISELVREGQDIVVQVVKDPLGTKGARLTTDITLPSRYLVFMPENSHVGVSQRIESEEERARLKALVEPFCDELGGFIIRTATEGATEEELRQDAEFLKRLWRKVLERKGKYPTRSKIYGEPALPQRILRDFIGANLEKIHIDSKLCFNEVKEFTDEFMPELSDKLMLYTGSQPIFDIYGVERGIQNALEKRVNLKSGGYLIIEQTEAMTTIDINTGAFVGHRNLDETIFNTNIEATKAIAQQLQLRNLGGIIIIDFIDMQTDEHRNRVIESLEEALSKDRVKTNVNGFTQLGLVEMTRKRTRESLEHVLCDECPTCQGRGRVKTVETVCYEIMREIIRVNHLFSSEQFVVYASPAVADYLIKEESHGLLPEVEMFISKQVQVKTEQYYNQEQFDVVVM, from the coding sequence ATGAATTCTGTTGAATTATTAATGAATGTTACGCCCAATGAAACCCGCGTTGCGTTGGTGGAAACGGGCGTTTTAAAAGAAGTTCATATTGAACGTCAAGCCAAACGTGGCATCGTGGGGAATATTTATAAAGGGAGAGTAACTCGTGTTTTACCGGGGATGCAATCTGCGTTTGTGGATATCGGTTTAGAAAAAGCCGCATTTTTACATGCTTCCGATATTGTTTCACATACCGAGTGTGTGGATGTGAATGAACAAAAGCAATTCCGAGCAAAAAGCATTTCTGAACTCGTACGCGAGGGTCAGGATATCGTAGTACAAGTGGTAAAAGATCCTTTGGGTACCAAAGGTGCAAGATTAACCACCGATATTACATTGCCTTCTCGTTATCTTGTCTTTATGCCAGAAAATAGCCATGTTGGGGTATCGCAACGTATTGAAAGCGAAGAAGAGCGCGCAAGATTAAAAGCGTTAGTTGAGCCTTTTTGTGATGAGTTAGGTGGTTTTATTATTCGTACCGCCACCGAAGGTGCAACGGAAGAGGAATTGCGTCAAGATGCAGAATTTTTAAAACGTTTATGGCGTAAAGTGCTTGAGCGTAAAGGCAAATATCCAACCCGTTCTAAAATTTATGGTGAGCCCGCATTACCACAACGTATTCTGCGTGATTTTATCGGCGCTAATTTAGAGAAAATTCATATTGATTCCAAACTTTGTTTTAACGAAGTGAAAGAATTTACCGATGAATTTATGCCTGAATTAAGTGATAAATTAATGCTTTATACGGGCAGTCAACCGATTTTTGATATTTATGGCGTAGAACGTGGTATTCAAAATGCCTTAGAGAAACGCGTGAATTTAAAATCGGGCGGCTATCTCATTATTGAGCAAACCGAAGCCATGACGACCATTGATATCAATACGGGCGCTTTCGTTGGTCATCGAAATTTAGATGAAACGATTTTTAACACCAATATTGAAGCCACTAAAGCCATTGCGCAGCAGCTACAACTGCGTAATTTAGGCGGTATTATCATTATTGATTTTATTGATATGCAAACCGATGAGCATCGCAATCGCGTGATTGAATCCTTGGAAGAGGCCCTATCGAAAGATCGCGTAAAAACGAATGTGAATGGTTTTACTCAACTTGGCTTAGTGGAAATGACCCGTAAACGTACTCGCGAAAGTTTAGAACACGTATTGTGTGATGAATGCCCAACTTGTCAAGGTCGTGGACGTGTAAAAACCGTTGAAACGGTATGCTATGAAATTATGCGTGAGATTATTCGCGTTAACCACTTATTCTCGAGTGAACAATTTGTGGTTTATGCCTCTCCAGCCGTAGCGGATTATTTAATCAAAGAAGAATCGCACGGTTTATTGCCAGAGGTTGAAATGTTCATCAGCAAACAGGTTCAAGTTAAAACGGAACAGTACTACAATCAAGAACAGTTTGATGTAGTCGTGATGTAA
- the putP gene encoding sodium/proline symporter PutP yields the protein MFGLDPTLITFSIYIFGMILIGVLAYYYTNNLSDYILGGRKLGSFVTAMSAGASDMSGWLLMGLPGAVYVSGLVEGWIAIGLILGAYFNWLLVAGRLRIYTEFNNNALTLPEYFHHRFGTKHHLLKIVSASIILAFFTIYCASGVVAGAKLFQNLFSVDYSTAIWYGALATILYTFIGGFLAVSWTDTIQATLMIFALILTPLFIFLSLGDASQFTEALHQAEIAASKDFTDLFSSTTPLGLLSLAAWGLGYFGQPHILARFMAAYSVKSLIKARRISMTWMVICLAGAIGIGFFGIPYFFANPDVAGVVNNEPEQVFIELAKLLFNPWIAGILLSAILAAVMSTLSAQLLISSSSITEDFYKGFIRPKAAEKELVWLGRAMVLVIAAIAIWIAQDENSKVLKLVEFAWAGFGSAFGPVVLFSLFWKRMTSSAALIGMIVGATVVFAWRSVIPKTSEWFNVYEMIPGFTLASLAIIVVSLLSAEPENEVKETFEKAEKAYKEAK from the coding sequence ATGTTTGGTTTAGACCCAACACTTATTACTTTTAGTATTTATATTTTCGGCATGATTTTAATCGGTGTCCTTGCCTATTATTATACAAACAACTTATCCGATTATATTTTAGGTGGCCGTAAACTCGGGAGTTTTGTAACCGCCATGTCTGCTGGCGCATCTGATATGTCAGGCTGGCTATTAATGGGCTTGCCAGGTGCGGTATATGTATCTGGTTTAGTAGAAGGTTGGATCGCCATTGGTTTAATCCTTGGAGCTTATTTTAACTGGTTGCTCGTGGCGGGTCGCTTACGAATTTATACCGAATTTAACAACAATGCGCTCACATTACCAGAATATTTCCACCACCGCTTTGGCACAAAGCATCATCTCTTAAAAATTGTGTCTGCATCAATCATCTTAGCATTCTTCACGATTTATTGTGCCTCGGGTGTGGTTGCGGGTGCTAAATTATTCCAAAACCTATTCTCAGTCGACTACTCCACCGCCATTTGGTACGGCGCATTAGCGACTATTCTCTATACCTTTATTGGTGGTTTTTTAGCGGTAAGTTGGACTGATACGATTCAAGCGACATTAATGATTTTTGCCTTAATTTTAACGCCACTCTTCATCTTTTTAAGTTTGGGCGATGCATCACAATTTACGGAAGCACTCCATCAAGCTGAAATTGCGGCAAGTAAAGACTTTACCGATTTATTTAGTTCTACCACGCCATTAGGTTTATTAAGTTTAGCGGCTTGGGGCTTAGGTTATTTTGGTCAACCGCATATCCTTGCGCGTTTTATGGCGGCTTATTCGGTGAAATCATTAATCAAAGCACGCCGTATTAGTATGACGTGGATGGTGATTTGCTTAGCAGGTGCTATCGGTATCGGTTTCTTCGGTATCCCTTATTTCTTTGCGAATCCTGATGTTGCGGGCGTAGTAAATAATGAACCAGAACAAGTGTTTATTGAACTGGCTAAATTGCTCTTTAATCCATGGATTGCCGGTATTCTGCTTTCTGCGATTCTAGCAGCAGTAATGAGTACACTTTCCGCACAATTATTAATTTCTTCTAGCTCTATTACTGAAGATTTTTATAAAGGATTTATTCGTCCAAAAGCCGCTGAAAAAGAATTAGTTTGGTTAGGTCGTGCAATGGTTTTAGTTATTGCCGCTATCGCCATTTGGATTGCGCAAGATGAAAACAGCAAAGTACTAAAACTCGTTGAATTTGCATGGGCAGGCTTTGGTTCTGCATTTGGTCCTGTTGTACTTTTCTCCTTATTCTGGAAACGAATGACTTCTTCTGCAGCTTTAATTGGAATGATTGTGGGGGCTACCGTCGTATTTGCTTGGAGATCCGTCATTCCTAAAACCAGTGAGTGGTTTAACGTCTATGAAATGATCCCAGGTTTTACGCTTGCTAGCCTGGCAATTATTGTGGTTTCTCTCCTTTCTGCCGAACCAGAAAATGAAGTTAAAGAAACCTTTGAGAAAGCCGAAAAAGCCTATAAGGAAGCAAAATAA